The proteins below are encoded in one region of Streptomyces sp. NBC_00490:
- a CDS encoding adenylate kinase codes for MRIVLVGPPGAGKGTQATRLAEKLRVPHISTGDLFRANISQQTDLGKLAKSYMDAGNLVPDEVTIAMAKDRMEQPDAVNGFLLDGFPRNVSQAEALDELLTTEGIKLDAVLDLEAPEEEVVKRIAGRRICRNDSSHVFHVTYKKPAKEGVCDVCGGELYQRDDDSEATVRTRLEVYHTQTEPIIDYYKSQGLVVTIEAMGPVDEVTTRALAGLKREGDDQ; via the coding sequence ATGCGAATCGTCCTCGTCGGGCCGCCTGGCGCCGGAAAGGGAACGCAGGCCACGCGCCTCGCCGAGAAACTGCGTGTCCCGCACATCTCCACGGGCGACCTGTTCCGCGCCAACATCAGCCAGCAGACGGACCTTGGCAAACTCGCGAAGTCCTACATGGACGCCGGCAATCTCGTCCCCGACGAGGTCACCATCGCGATGGCGAAGGACCGTATGGAACAGCCGGACGCCGTGAACGGCTTCCTGCTGGACGGCTTCCCGCGGAACGTCTCACAGGCCGAGGCGTTGGACGAGCTGCTCACCACCGAGGGCATCAAGCTGGACGCGGTGCTGGATCTGGAGGCCCCCGAGGAGGAGGTCGTCAAGCGGATCGCCGGTCGGCGCATCTGCCGTAACGACTCCTCGCACGTCTTCCACGTGACGTACAAGAAGCCGGCCAAGGAAGGCGTCTGCGACGTCTGCGGCGGCGAGCTGTACCAGCGGGACGACGACTCCGAGGCCACCGTCCGCACGCGGCTCGAGGTCTACCACACGCAGACCGAGCCGATCATCGACTACTACAAGTCGCAGGGCCTGGTCGTGACGATCGAGGCCATGGGTCCGGTGGACGAGGTCACCACTCGTGCGCTGGCCGGACTGAAGCGTGAGGGCGACGACCAGTAG
- the map gene encoding type I methionyl aminopeptidase has product MVQIKTPEQIAKMREAGLVVAAIHAATREAAVPGASTKDLDEVARKVLAEHGAKSNFLGYGGFPATICTSVNEVVVHGIPSEDVVLADGDIISIDCGAIVDGWHGDAAYTAFVGSGHAPELLELSRVTEESMWAGIAAMKQGNRLVDVSKAIETYIRRQPKAGGGRYGIIEDYGGHGIGTEMHMDPHLLNYVDRRRGKGPKLVPGFCLAIEPMVSLGTPRTEVLSDDWTVITTDGTWSSHWEHSVALTVDGPLVLTAPDGGKAKLAEYGVVAAPDPLA; this is encoded by the coding sequence ATGGTGCAGATCAAGACCCCCGAGCAGATCGCCAAGATGCGTGAGGCGGGACTGGTCGTCGCCGCCATCCACGCGGCCACGCGGGAGGCCGCTGTGCCAGGGGCGTCCACGAAGGACCTGGACGAGGTCGCGCGCAAGGTGCTCGCCGAGCACGGGGCGAAGTCGAACTTCCTGGGGTACGGCGGTTTCCCGGCGACGATCTGCACCTCCGTGAACGAGGTCGTGGTCCATGGCATCCCGTCCGAGGACGTGGTCCTGGCGGACGGCGACATCATCTCCATCGACTGCGGCGCGATCGTCGACGGCTGGCACGGAGACGCGGCCTACACGGCCTTCGTGGGGTCCGGTCACGCTCCGGAGCTCCTCGAACTGTCCCGGGTGACGGAAGAGTCCATGTGGGCCGGTATCGCCGCGATGAAGCAGGGCAACCGGCTGGTGGACGTATCGAAGGCCATCGAGACGTACATCCGCCGGCAGCCGAAGGCCGGCGGCGGGCGCTACGGGATCATCGAGGACTACGGCGGCCATGGCATCGGTACCGAGATGCACATGGACCCGCATCTGCTGAACTACGTCGACCGGCGGCGGGGGAAGGGGCCGAAGCTGGTTCCCGGGTTCTGCCTCGCGATCGAGCCGATGGTGTCGCTGGGGACGCCCAGGACCGAGGTCCTCTCCGACGACTGGACCGTCATCACGACCGACGGCACGTGGTCCTCGCACTGGGAGCACTCTGTCGCGTTGACCGTGGACGGTCCGCTGGTGCTCACGGCTCCCGACGGGGGTAAGGCGAAGTTGGCCGAGTACGGGGTTGTCGCCGCTCCGGATCCGCTGGCCTGA
- the infA gene encoding translation initiation factor IF-1, with amino-acid sequence MAKKQGAIEIEGTVVESLPNAMFKVELQNGHQVLAHISGKMRMHYIRILPDDRVVVELSPYDLTRGRIVYRYK; translated from the coding sequence GTGGCCAAGAAGCAAGGTGCCATCGAGATCGAGGGCACTGTCGTCGAGTCTCTTCCGAACGCCATGTTCAAGGTCGAGCTCCAGAACGGCCACCAGGTCCTGGCTCACATCAGCGGCAAGATGCGTATGCACTACATCCGTATCCTCCCTGACGACCGGGTCGTGGTGGAGTTGTCTCCGTACGACCTGACGCGTGGCCGGATCGTCTACCGCTACAAGTAG
- the rpmJ gene encoding 50S ribosomal protein L36, giving the protein MKVKPSVKKICDKCRVIRRHGRVMVICENPRHKQRQG; this is encoded by the coding sequence ATGAAGGTCAAGCCGAGCGTCAAGAAGATCTGCGACAAGTGCAGGGTGATCCGCCGTCACGGTCGGGTCATGGTCATCTGCGAGAACCCGCGCCACAAGCAGCGCCAGGGCTGA
- the rpsM gene encoding 30S ribosomal protein S13, with protein MARVSGVDIPREKRVEVALTYVFGIGRTLSQLTLAETGVDPNTRVRDLSEEQLVAIREYVDNNIKTEGDLRREVQADIRRKVEIGCYQGLRHRRGLPVRGQRTSTNARTRKGPRRAIAGKKKPGKK; from the coding sequence ATGGCACGCGTTTCCGGTGTTGACATCCCGCGCGAAAAGCGCGTGGAGGTCGCCCTGACCTACGTGTTCGGTATTGGCCGTACTCTCTCCCAGCTGACGCTGGCCGAGACCGGCGTCGACCCGAACACCCGCGTTCGCGACCTCTCCGAGGAGCAGCTCGTCGCGATTCGTGAGTACGTCGACAACAACATCAAGACCGAGGGTGACCTCCGTCGCGAGGTCCAGGCCGACATTCGCCGCAAGGTGGAGATCGGCTGCTACCAGGGTCTCCGTCACCGTCGTGGTCTGCCCGTTCGCGGTCAGCGCACCAGCACGAACGCTCGTACCCGCAAGGGCCCGCGTCGCGCCATCGCCGGCAAGAAGAAGCCGGGCAAGAAGTAG
- the rpsK gene encoding 30S ribosomal protein S11 has product MPPKGRQGAAKKVRRKEKKNVAHGHAHIKSTFNNTIVSITDPSGNVISWASAGHVGFKGSRKSTPFAAQMAAESAARRAQEHGMRKVDVFVKGPGSGRETAIRSLQATGLEVGSIQDVTPTPHNGCRPPKRRRV; this is encoded by the coding sequence ATGCCCCCCAAGGGTCGTCAGGGCGCTGCCAAGAAGGTGCGCCGCAAGGAAAAGAAGAACGTCGCTCATGGGCACGCCCACATCAAGAGCACGTTCAACAACACGATCGTCTCGATCACGGACCCCTCGGGCAACGTGATCTCCTGGGCCTCCGCCGGCCACGTCGGCTTCAAGGGCTCGCGCAAGTCCACCCCCTTCGCCGCGCAGATGGCCGCCGAGTCGGCCGCCCGCCGCGCGCAGGAGCACGGCATGCGCAAGGTTGACGTGTTCGTCAAGGGTCCCGGCTCCGGCCGTGAGACCGCGATCCGCTCCCTCCAGGCCACCGGCCTCGAGGTCGGCTCGATCCAGGACGTCACGCCGACCCCGCACAACGGCTGCCGTCCGCCCAAGCGCCGCCGCGTCTGA
- a CDS encoding DNA-directed RNA polymerase subunit alpha, whose amino-acid sequence MLIAQRPSLTEEVVDEFRSRFVIEPLEPGFGYTLGNSLRRTLLSSIPGAAVTSIRIDGVLHEFTTVPGVKEDVTDLILNIKQLVVSSEHDEPVVMYLRKQGPGLVTAADIAPPAGVEVHNPDLVLATLNGKGKLEMELTVERGRGYVSAVQNKQVGQEIGRIPVDSIYSPVLKVTYKVEATRVEQRTDFDKLIVDVETKQAMRPRDAMASAGKTLVELFGLARELNIDAEGIDMGPSPTDAALAADLALPIEELELTVRSYNCLKREGIHSVGELVARSEADLLDIRNFGAKSIDEVKAKLAGMGLALKDSPPGFDPTAAADAFGADDDADAGFVETEQY is encoded by the coding sequence ATGCTGATCGCTCAGCGTCCCTCGTTGACCGAAGAGGTCGTCGACGAGTTCCGCTCCCGGTTCGTGATCGAGCCGCTGGAGCCGGGCTTCGGCTACACCCTCGGCAACTCCCTCCGCCGTACCCTCCTGTCGTCGATTCCCGGCGCTGCTGTCACCAGCATCCGCATCGACGGTGTCCTGCACGAGTTCACCACCGTGCCGGGCGTCAAGGAGGACGTCACCGACCTGATCCTCAACATCAAGCAGCTGGTCGTCTCCTCGGAGCACGACGAGCCGGTCGTGATGTACCTGCGCAAGCAGGGTCCGGGTCTGGTCACCGCCGCCGACATCGCGCCTCCGGCCGGTGTCGAGGTGCACAACCCCGACCTGGTCCTGGCCACGCTGAACGGCAAGGGCAAGCTGGAGATGGAGCTCACGGTCGAGCGTGGCCGTGGTTATGTCTCCGCCGTGCAGAACAAGCAGGTGGGCCAGGAGATCGGCCGTATTCCGGTCGACTCCATCTACTCGCCGGTTCTGAAGGTGACGTACAAGGTCGAGGCGACTCGTGTCGAGCAGCGGACCGACTTCGACAAGCTGATCGTCGATGTCGAGACCAAGCAGGCGATGCGTCCGCGTGACGCCATGGCCTCTGCCGGTAAGACGCTGGTCGAGCTGTTCGGTCTCGCCCGTGAGCTGAACATCGACGCCGAGGGCATCGACATGGGCCCGTCGCCCACGGACGCCGCCCTGGCCGCTGATCTGGCGCTGCCGATCGAGGAGCTGGAGCTCACCGTTCGGTCGTACAACTGCCTCAAGCGTGAGGGCATCCACTCCGTGGGTGAGCTCGTCGCCCGCTCCGAGGCCGACCTCCTGGACATCCGTAACTTCGGTGCGAAGTCCATCGACGAGGTCAAGGCGAAGCTGGCCGGCATGGGCCTGGCCCTCAAGGACAGCCCGCCCGGATTCGACCCGACCGCCGCCGCCGACGCCTTCGGTGCCGACGACGACGCGGACGCGGGTTTTGTGGAGACCGAGCAGTACTGA
- the rplQ gene encoding 50S ribosomal protein L17, with protein sequence MPKPTKGARLGGSAAHEKLLVANLAKALFEHGRITTTEAKARKLRPYAERLITKAKKGDLHNRRQVLQVITDKSVVHTLFTEIGPRYENRPGGYTRITKIGNRRGDNAPMAVIELVEALTVAQAATGEAEAATKRAAKDAEAAPAAEETKVDTAKADESEDAAEESKDA encoded by the coding sequence ATGCCGAAGCCCACCAAGGGTGCCCGTCTGGGCGGCAGTGCCGCGCACGAGAAGCTGCTTGTCGCGAACCTCGCGAAGGCGCTCTTCGAGCACGGCCGGATCACCACGACCGAGGCGAAGGCGCGCAAGCTGCGTCCCTACGCCGAGCGTCTGATCACCAAGGCGAAGAAGGGTGACCTTCACAACCGCCGCCAGGTGCTCCAGGTGATCACGGACAAGAGCGTCGTCCACACGCTCTTCACCGAGATCGGCCCGCGCTACGAGAACCGTCCGGGTGGCTACACCCGTATCACCAAGATCGGTAACCGCCGTGGCGACAACGCGCCCATGGCTGTCATCGAGCTGGTCGAGGCGCTGACGGTCGCGCAGGCTGCGACGGGTGAGGCCGAGGCTGCCACCAAGCGTGCCGCGAAGGACGCCGAGGCTGCTCCGGCTGCCGAGGAGACCAAGGTCGACACGGCCAAGGCCGACGAGTCCGAGGACGCCGCCGAGGAGTCCAAGGACGCCTGA